From Candidatus Brocadiaceae bacterium, the proteins below share one genomic window:
- the bshB1 gene encoding bacillithiol biosynthesis deacetylase BshB1, translated as MKTILAIGPHPDDVELGMGGGILKLISLGHEVHILDLTNGEPTPHGSADIRKEEWELSASLLGIMSRTVLDLPNRYLMDAVEARKKVAAVIRKIRPDTLFLPYWVDAHPDHVQTARIGEAARFYAKLTKSEIPGEPCYPKQIFYYLCYHLQTHVTPSFILDISKEFEKKLDVIRAYQSQFAYDTARWEYITGMLVARNGHCGNMIHVKYGEPFMSNELIGLKDIRDIV; from the coding sequence ATGAAAACTATCCTTGCAATTGGCCCCCATCCCGATGATGTGGAATTAGGCATGGGGGGAGGCATTCTAAAATTGATCTCTCTGGGACATGAGGTCCATATCCTTGATCTGACCAATGGAGAGCCAACTCCGCATGGCAGCGCAGACATACGAAAAGAAGAGTGGGAGCTCTCTGCCAGTTTACTGGGTATCATGAGCAGAACGGTGCTTGACCTCCCCAACCGGTATCTCATGGATGCCGTCGAAGCGCGCAAAAAAGTCGCTGCCGTAATTCGTAAGATACGCCCTGACACGCTTTTTCTTCCTTACTGGGTTGATGCGCATCCCGATCACGTTCAGACTGCCCGGATAGGGGAGGCGGCCCGGTTCTATGCAAAACTTACAAAATCGGAAATACCCGGAGAACCCTGCTATCCGAAACAAATTTTTTATTACCTCTGCTATCATCTGCAGACCCACGTAACCCCCTCTTTTATACTGGATATCAGCAAGGAATTTGAAAAAAAACTTGATGTAATCAGGGCATATCAATCCCAGTTTGCATATGACACTGCCCGATGGGAATATATTACCGGAATGCTTGTCGCAAGGAACGGGCATTGTGGCAACATGATTCACGTGAAGTACGGAGAACCATTTATGAGCAATGAATTAATCGGCTTAAAAGATATACGGGACATCGTATGA
- the hflK gene encoding FtsH protease activity modulator HflK: MPADHGPFRRQQPEFKFEDIPWGSLKKFFPPFFIILFVIISGYSSFYTVKANEEAVILRFGKYAQTVGPGLHTKIPYGIDKVLKGEVKRIYNEEFGFRTRQRGLSSVIDYQFQEAKEEKLMLTGDLNCAEVHWVIRYKIKALEDYFFNVENVQDTIRGISQTVMRTMVGDRSIDEVLTIGRQEIELKAQENIQEILDSYKCGISIQSVLLKGVDPPQAVKDAFNAVNQAIQVRDRIINEAEGQKNKMLPAALGKKEQAIKEAEGYKIRRVNRATGDIKAFLAVYEEYKKAEDVTRRRLYLETMSQVIPECEKLIVIDKDLKGLLPVLGLNEEGVKK, encoded by the coding sequence ATGCCAGCTGACCACGGACCATTCAGAAGACAACAGCCAGAATTTAAGTTCGAAGATATACCTTGGGGGTCATTAAAGAAATTTTTTCCTCCGTTCTTTATTATCCTCTTTGTTATCATTTCTGGTTATTCATCCTTCTATACCGTAAAAGCTAATGAAGAAGCAGTGATTTTGAGGTTCGGAAAATATGCACAAACGGTGGGGCCAGGGCTGCATACTAAAATTCCCTATGGCATCGACAAAGTGTTGAAAGGAGAAGTAAAACGAATCTATAATGAAGAGTTTGGCTTTAGAACGAGACAGCGAGGACTCTCAAGCGTCATAGATTATCAGTTTCAGGAGGCCAAAGAAGAAAAGTTAATGCTTACCGGCGATCTTAACTGCGCCGAGGTGCATTGGGTAATCCGATATAAAATAAAGGCGCTGGAAGATTATTTTTTTAATGTGGAGAATGTTCAGGATACCATTCGCGGCATATCACAAACCGTCATGCGAACGATGGTCGGGGATCGTTCCATTGATGAGGTCTTAACCATTGGGAGGCAGGAGATAGAGCTAAAGGCGCAGGAAAATATTCAGGAAATATTAGATAGTTATAAATGCGGCATCAGCATCCAATCTGTTTTACTCAAGGGAGTAGACCCTCCTCAAGCAGTGAAAGACGCCTTTAACGCGGTAAACCAGGCGATCCAGGTACGGGATAGGATTATTAATGAGGCAGAGGGGCAAAAAAACAAGATGCTTCCTGCGGCATTGGGAAAAAAAGAACAGGCTATCAAAGAGGCGGAAGGTTACAAAATAAGAAGGGTAAATCGCGCAACGGGAGATATCAAGGCATTCCTTGCCGTATACGAAGAATATAAAAAGGCGGAGGACGTGACCAGAAGAAGGCTTTACCTGGAAACCATGTCGCAGGTCATTCCCGAATGTGAAAAGCTGATTGTTATTGACAAAGATCTGAAAGGCTTACTACCTGTCCTGGGCCTTAACGAGGAAGGAGTAAAAAAATGA
- a CDS encoding AIR synthase family protein, producing MNYLPVGKLDYRFMEKLLASNSINDPRVVVGPRIGEDAAVLDFGDMYLVAKTDPVTFTAHRIGWHTVNVNANDIATMGATPKWFLTTVLLPERKTTRNLVTQIFRDIIKATQKLNIALCGGHTEISLKIDRPIIIGQMLGEVEKDKLVVNTRACPGDDLLLTKGIAIEGTAIIAREKAAEIKKEFGERFAKKAQSLLDKPGLSVVKEALLANKTARIHAMHDPTEGGLATGIRELATVSGTGILIYEEKIPFFRETEQICKWFHINPLGLIASGSLLIAVDPEDTKEVIAILTENGILCSRVGKFIAKSEGLKMMKNGKCAKMPTFKADEITKIL from the coding sequence ATGAATTATCTTCCGGTGGGGAAGCTCGATTATAGATTCATGGAGAAACTCCTCGCTTCCAATTCAATCAACGATCCAAGGGTTGTTGTTGGTCCCCGGATTGGCGAGGACGCGGCCGTCCTGGATTTCGGGGACATGTATCTCGTGGCAAAAACAGACCCTGTCACCTTTACTGCGCACCGGATAGGATGGCACACCGTAAACGTCAATGCTAATGATATTGCCACCATGGGGGCAACTCCAAAGTGGTTTTTAACTACTGTTCTCTTGCCGGAGAGGAAAACAACAAGAAATCTGGTTACACAAATTTTTCGTGATATTATCAAGGCGACTCAGAAACTCAATATCGCTTTGTGTGGCGGACACACTGAAATTTCCCTTAAAATTGATCGGCCTATTATTATTGGCCAGATGCTTGGTGAGGTGGAAAAAGATAAGTTAGTGGTAAATACCAGGGCATGTCCCGGTGATGATCTTTTGCTGACAAAGGGTATTGCCATAGAGGGGACAGCTATAATAGCCAGAGAAAAAGCCGCAGAAATCAAAAAAGAATTCGGAGAGCGATTTGCTAAAAAAGCACAGTCATTGTTAGACAAGCCAGGGTTAAGCGTGGTAAAAGAGGCCTTGTTAGCAAACAAGACCGCCCGTATCCATGCCATGCATGATCCGACAGAAGGTGGGTTGGCTACGGGTATTCGGGAACTTGCAACCGTTTCGGGAACCGGGATCCTCATATACGAAGAGAAAATTCCATTTTTCAGAGAAACAGAACAAATCTGCAAGTGGTTTCACATCAATCCCCTTGGACTGATTGCCTCAGGTTCCTTGCTGATTGCAGTTGACCCTGAAGACACAAAAGAAGTGATTGCTATACTTACAGAAAATGGTATACTGTGTAGCCGGGTAGGAAAGTTTATTGCAAAAAGCGAAGGCCTAAAAATGATGAAAAATGGCAAATGCGCGAAAATGCCAACGTTTAAGGCCGATGAAATTACGAAGATTTTATAA